Proteins from a genomic interval of Oncorhynchus mykiss isolate Arlee chromosome 21, USDA_OmykA_1.1, whole genome shotgun sequence:
- the LOC110500728 gene encoding arylsulfatase J isoform X2 yields the protein MTGRYQIHTGLQHSVIRPTQANCLPLENVTLPQKLRQAGYATHMVGKWHLGFYKRGCMPTQRGFDTFFGSLLGSGDYYSHYKCDGPGMCGYDLYEGEEAAWEQDRGRYSTLMFTQKAVDILAHHNPQKPLFLYLAFQAVHSPLQVPARYLERYKSIPNLHRRKYAAMVSCLDEAVHNLTLALKRYGFYDNTVIVYSSDNGGQPMAGGNNWPLRGSKATYWEGGIRAVGFVHSPLLLNKGTRCRALIHITDWFPTLVSLGEGTLDEDLNLDGYDVWEAISEGRQSPRHDILHNIDPIYTKAKNGSWKAGYGLWNTAIRAALRVGHWKLLTGVPGYSDWVPPQTFSNLLLTNRWHNEYVRWDQGKSVWLFNIIADPYERVDLSLRYPHIVKKMLMRLAQYNRTAIPVRYPAKDSRSNPNFNGGVWGPWYKEDEDDRETNLLTNNLAKKRRKKKVKKRKVKD from the coding sequence GTACCAGATCCACACGGGCCTCCAGCACTCGGTCATCAGGCCCACCCAGGCCAACTGCCTGCCCCTGGAGAATGTCACACTACCCCAAAAGCTCCGGCAGGCAGGCTACGCCACCCATATGGTGGGCAAGTGGCACCTGGGCTTCTACAAGCGTGGCTGCATGCCCACTCAGCGCGGCTTTGACACATTCTTTGGGTCCCTATTGGGTAGTGGTGACTACTACAGCCACTATAAATGTGACGGTCCCGGCATGTGTGGCTATGACCTGTACGAAGGGGAGGAGGCAGCCTGGGAACAGGATCGGGGCCGATACTCAACCTTGATGTTCACCCAAAAAGCTGTGGACATCCTGGCACACCACAACCCCCAGAAACCCTTATTCCTCTACTTGGCCTTTCAGGCAGTCCATTCCCCGCTACAGGTGCCCGCTCGCTACTTGGAGCGCTACAAGTCCATCCCTAACTTACATCGTCGCAAGTACGCCGCCATGGTGTCCTGCCTGGACGAGGCCGTCCACAACCTCACGCTGGCACTGAAGCGTTACGGTTTCTACGACAATACAGTGATAGTGTACTCGTCAGACAACGGGGGTCAGCCCATGGCCGGGGGCAACAACTGGCCTCTCAGGGGGAGCAAGGCCACCTACTGGGAGGGGGGAATCCGGGCCGTAGGCTTCGTTCACAGTCCCCTGCTACTGAACAAGGGGACCCGATGCCGGGCATTGATCCACATCACAGATTGGTTCCCCACCCTGGTGTCCCTGGGGGAGGGGACCCTGGACGAAGATCTCAACCTGGATGGCTACGACGTGTGGGAGGCCATTAGCGAGGGCCGCCAGTCCCCCCGCCACGACATTCTGCACAACATCGACCCGATCTACACCAAGGCAAAGAACGGCTCATGGAAGGCTGGCTATGGCCTCTGGAATACGGCCATCCGAGCCGCCCTCCGGGTGGGCCACTGGAAGCTTCTCACGGGGGTGCCTGGCTACAGCGACTGGGTCCCTCCGCAGACCTTCTCCAATCTGCTTCTGACCAACCGCTGGCATAACGAATATGTCCGCTGGGACCAGGGGAAGTCCGTCTGGCTGTTCAACATCATAGCCGATCCCTACGAGAGAGTGGACCTGTCTCTACGCTACCCACACATAGTGAAGAAGATGCTAATGCGGCTAGCACAGTACAATAGGACGGCCATCCCGGTGCGCTACCCGGCTAAAGACTCCCGCTCCAATCCTAACTTCAACGGAGGGGTGTGGGGACCCTGGTACAAAGAGGATGAAGATGATAGAGAGACTAACCTCCTTACCAACAACCTGGCCAAGAAGAGACGGAAGAAGAAAGTGAAGAAGAGGAAGGTGAAGGACTGA